A single region of the Triticum dicoccoides isolate Atlit2015 ecotype Zavitan chromosome 2B, WEW_v2.0, whole genome shotgun sequence genome encodes:
- the LOC119367902 gene encoding uncharacterized protein LOC119367902, which yields MKSGGSFFKSFLPRRFEWCAAFPFEGQGIRCSRRRWLSCFVDGLDLRRNDNRRRWCGERQQQGAGRTDDPGMSEGSMSQNSGTMDDSSKEMQEDRLPVNPDANPSNVTVDNETEVRSTAPTIGYKRQRMSKAIIARGPRPSDIDSNEDVSRDADKDPEFDKDNEREADKDIEDHPRKAKRQKSSGNEGFRNRGSPARLYKLNKSLISVQKG from the exons ATGAAATCCGGTGGTTCCTTCTTCAAATCCTTCCTCCCCCGTCGATTTGAGTGGTGCGCGGCGTTTCCGTTCGAGGGGCAAGGCATTCGGTGCTCTCGGCGACGCTGGTTGAGCTGCTTCGTTGACGGGTTGGATCTACGGAGGAACGACAACCGACGGCGGTGGTGCGGTGAACGGCAGCAGCAGGGCGCAGGGAGGACCGATGATCCGGGGATGAGCGAAGGATCTATGTCCCAAAACTCCG GAACAATGGATGACAGCAGTAAGGAAATGCAGGAAGACCGCCTTCCAGTCAATCCTGACGCCAATCCTTCTAATGTTACTGTAGATAATGAAACAGAG GTTCGTAGCACTGCGCCCACAATTGGGTACAAGCGTCAAAGAATGTCGAAAGCGATCATTGCTCGTGGCCCCCGTCCATCAGATATTGATAGCAACGAGGATGTATCTAGAGATGCTGATAAGGACCCTGAATTTGACAAAGATAATGAGCGTGAAGCTGACAAAGATATTGAGGATCATCCAAGAAAAGCAAAGCGCCAAAAGTCTTCAGGAAATGAG GGTTTTAGGAACAGGGGATCACCTGCAAGGCTGTATAAACTAAACAAATCTCTTATATCTGTCCAAAAGGGTTGA
- the LOC119364480 gene encoding LRR receptor kinase SERK2, translating to MAASPEMLRRRWWAAVAVLSVVLAVSRVAANTEGDALYSLRQSLKDANNVLQSWDPTLVNPCTWFHVTCNTDNSVIRVDLGNAQLSGALVSQLGQLKNLQYLELYSNNISGTIPLELGNLTNLVSLDLYLNKFTGGIPDTLGQLLKLRFLRLNNNSLSGQIPQSLTNISTLQVLDLSNNNLSGAVPSTGSFSLFTPISFGNNPNLCGPGTSKPCPGAPPFSPPPPFNPPTPPTTPGDPKTGAIAGGVAAGAALIFAVPAIGFALWRRRKPEEHFFDVPAEEDPEVHLGQLKRFSLRELQVASDNFSNKNILGRGGFGKVYKGRLTDGTLVAVKRLKEERTPGGELQFQTEVEMISMAVHRNLLRLRGFCMTPTERLLVYPYMANGSVASRLRERGPNEPALEWEKRTRIALGSARGLSYLHDHCDPKIIHRDVKAANILLDEDFEAVVGDFGLAKLMDYKDTHVTTAVRGTIGHIAPEYLSTGKSSEKTDVFGYGIMLLELITGQRAFDLARLANDDDVMLLDWVKGLLKEKKVEMLVDPDLQSVYVEHEVEALIQVALLCTQGSPMDRPKMSEVVRMLEDDGLAERWEEWQKVEVVRQEAELAPRNNDWIVDSTYNLRAVELSGPR from the exons ATGGCTGCGTCGCCGGAGATGCTGCGGAGGCGTTGGTGGGCGGCGGTGGCGGTCTTGTCGGTGGTGCTGGCCGTGAGCCGGGTCGCCGCTAACACAGAGG GTGATGCTCTGTACAGTCTGCGTCAAAGCCTTAAAGATGCTAACAATGTGCTGCAGAGTTGGGATCCCACTCTGGTTAATCCGTGCACATGGTTCCATGTTACTTGTAACACTGACAACAGTGTAATCAGAGT TGATCTTGGAAACGCACAACTGTCAGGTGCATTGGTGTCCCAACTTGGACAGTTGAAAAATCTACAATATTT GGAGCTGTACAGCAACAATATAAGTGGGACAATACCTTTGGAACTCGGGAACTTGACAAACCTGGTCAGTTTGGATCTGTACCTGAACAAATTCACTGGCGGTATTCCAGACACATTGGGGCAACTCTTAAAGTTGCGATTCCT CCGTCTTAACAACAACAGTCTTTCTGGTCAAATTCCACAATCCTTGACCAATATTAGCACCCTCCAAGTTCT GGATCTATCAAACAACAATCTTTCCGGAGCGGTTCCATCAACTGGCTCGTTTTCACTCTTTACCCCTATAAG TTTTGGTAATAATCCAAATCTTTGTGGCCCGGGTACTTCGAAACCATGTCCTGGGGCACCTCCTTTTTCTCCACCGCCCCCGTTCAACCCTCCAACACCACCTACGACACCAG GTGACCCTAAAACCGGGGCAATTGCTGGAGGTGTTGCTGCGGGTGCTGCATTGATATTTGCTGTTCCTGCAATTGGATTTGCACTGTGGCGGCGACGTAAACCTGAAGAGCATTTCTTTGATGTCCCTG CTGAGGAGGATCCAGAAGTGCACCTTGGCCAGCTGAAGAGGTTCTCACTAAGGGAGCTTCAAGTTGCTAGCGATAACTTCAGCAATAAGAACATTCTAGGAAGAGGTGGCTTTGGAAAGGTGTACAAGGGGAGACTGACAGATGGTACATTGGTGGCAGTGAAAAGATTAAAAGAAGAACGTACTCCTGGTGGCGAACTCCAATTCCAAACAGAAGTTGAAATGATTAGTATGGCAGTGCATAGGAACCTGCTTCGTCTCCGTGGATTCTGCATGACACCTACAGAACGGCTACTAGTCTATCCATACATGGCTAATGGCAGCGTTGCATCACGTTTGCGAG AGCGAGGGCCAAATGAGCCGGCTCTTGAATGGGAAAAAAGAACTCGGATTGCACTGGGATCTGCCAGAGGACTGTCTTACTTGCATGATCACTGCGACCCCAAGATCATTCATCGTGATGTCAAAGCTGCAAACATTCTCttggatgaagactttgaggcggTTGTGGGTGACTTTGGACTGGCCAAGCTTATGGACTACAAGGACACTCATGTAACCACAGCTGTCCGTGGAACGATCGGTCATATTGCTCCCGAGTACCTATCCACCGGGAAGTCCTCCGAGAAGACGGATGTTTTCGGTTACGGCATCATGCTTCTGGAGCTTATCACTGGACAGAGGGCATTTGACCTTGCACGTCTTGCAAACGACGACGATGTCATGCTGCTTGACTGG GTGAAAGGGCTGCTGAAAGAGAAGAAGGTGGAGATGCTGGTGGACCCGGACCTGCAGAGCGTGTACGTGGAGCACGAGGTGGAGGCGCTGATCCAGGTGGCGCTGCTGTGCACGCAGGGGTCGCCGATGGACCGGCCCAAGATGTCGGAGGTGGTGAGGATGCTGGAGGACGACGGGCTGGCGGAGCGCTGGGAGGAGTGGCAGAAGGTGGAGGTGGTCCGGCAGGAGGCGGAGCTGGCCCCGCGAAACAACGACTGGATCGTCGACTCCACCTACAACCTccgggcggtggagctgtccggcccGAGGTAA
- the LOC119367901 gene encoding uncharacterized protein LOC119367901 produces MDHITKFVATRLPESYNKEKQKKLSIMVHEMCSEISHSVGKLVYNIGRIDDIEAGTSTTEPSKMGTSRQRSKRRSKQLGSDSESLLSEEGNNSLPSQEDSHKSDSDDKDKDGDESDEADDDGEKATAAAMVTQMMMMVMN; encoded by the exons ATGGATCACATTACAAAATTTGTTGCAACAAGATTACCCGAGTCATATAATAAAGAA AAACAAAAGAAGTTATCAATCATGGTGCACGAAATGTGTTCCGAAATATCACACTCAGTTGGAAAGCTTGTGTACAACATTGGCAGGATCGATGATATTGAAGCTGGGACAAGCACGACAGAACCTAGTAAGATGGGAACAAGCAGGCAACGTTCAAAGAGAAGAAGTAAACAATTGGGCAGTGACAGTGAAAGCTTATTAAGTGAAGAAGGCAACAACAGCTTACCTAGTCAAGAAGATTCACACAAGTCGGACAGCGATGATAAAGACAAAGATGGAGATGAATCTGATGAAGCAGATGATGATGGAGAAAAAGCGACAGCGGCAGCGATGGTGACtcagatgatgatgatggtgatgaactGA